From Vigna unguiculata cultivar IT97K-499-35 chromosome 5, ASM411807v1, whole genome shotgun sequence, the proteins below share one genomic window:
- the LOC114186015 gene encoding uncharacterized protein LOC114186015, with protein sequence MHYSGKGRNVIANQAHEHFPCKDVSVAIPWPCNVKGDLPPSIAAQNQKKNSTPPAPAPAAANNKKNLPPLPKKSNNNQATENSPGSPEKDHAALSRTESGVGDSKRNAPPKKSNNHAMEGDSIEEELEAITRSENGSGDSLSASPSGRHGGDPASISAAATPSGSSWSSNYSSGDGSNGDWSTNPSAWGMVIVTAGFGGEIRCYQNFGLPRRMRQNTLFMGPTL encoded by the coding sequence ATGCACTATAGTGGAAAAGGCAGGAATGTGATTGCAAACCAAGCTCACGAACATTTCCCATGTAAAGATGTTTCAGTAGCAATACCCTGGCCATGCAACGTTAAGGGTGATCTACCACCATCAATCGCAGCGCAAAACCAGAAGAAGAACTCAACCCCTCCTGCTCCTGCTCCTGCAGCTGcaaacaacaagaaaaatttgCCACCTCTCCCAAAGAAAAGTAACAACAACCAAGCCACAGAAAATAGCCCAGGGTCCCCAGAGAAAGACCATGCAGCACTCTCACGCACAGAATCTGGAGTTGGAGATTCCAAGAGAAATGCGCCTCCTAAGAAAAGTAACAACCATGCAATGGAAGGTGACTCCAtagaagaagaacttgaagcaATTACTCGGTCAGAGAATGGATCAGGCGATTCTCTTTCGGCCTCTCCATCAGGTAGGCATGGTGGTGATCCAGCTTCTATATCTGCTGCAGCTACTCCATCAGGTTCATCATGGTCTTCCAATTACTCATCAGGTGATGGTTCCAATGGTGACTGGTCCACCAACCCTTCAGCATGGGGAATGGTAATTGTGACAGCTGGTTTTGGAGGTGAAATTAGGTGTTATCAGAATTTTGGGCTACCTAGGAGGATGAGACAGAACACTCTCTTCATGGGTCCTACGTTATAA